CTGTACCAGGGTAAACTTTGATATAGAGGGATTTAAGGCAAAGGTATTCACCGTTTCCGGCGGTGAGGTAACTTAGGGAGACTGGAGGGTTTATATGTTTTTGCACCTGGGAGGAGACGTTGTAGTTCCTAAACGGGATATTATTGCCATATTCGATATTCAAACTGCGCTTTCCCCGGCAACCAGGGAATTCATCGAAATAGCCAGAGATGAAGGCTTTGTCAGAAACATCTCAGACCATAACAAGGAAAAGTCGTACGTGCTCACGGCAAAAGAAATATTTCTATCACCGATTTCCTGTACCACCCTAAAGAAAAGATCGGAAAAGTTATTCGAGTATTAGACTGAACATTAAAGACTTTGAAGCGGTGTTTTTAAATATTAACCGTGATGGCAAGGAGGATGTACCTGGCATTGACCGGAGACACCAGCAATAACAATAACAGCAAATATGGTGCAGAGGAGATTCAGATTCTTGAAGGGCTTGAAGCCGTGAGGCGCCGGCCCGGGATGTACATAGGCAGCACCAGCGCCAGAGGCCTGCACCATCTTGTTTACGAAGTGGTAGATAACAGCATAGATGAGGCTATGGCCGGCTTTTGCGACCGGATTGAGGTAATTCTGAACGAAGACGGCTCTGCCACCGTTATAGATAACGGACGCGGCATACCGGTTGACATCCACCCCAAAACGGGGAGGCCTGCCGTCGAGGTGGTAATGACCATGCTCCATGCCGGGGGCAAGTTCGGCGGGGGCGGCTATAAAGTTTCCGGGGGATTGCACGGTGTCGGCGTATCCGTGGTAAATGCCCTGTCCCTGTGGTTAGAGGTGGAGGTAAAGAGGGACGGAAAGGTTTATTACCAGAGGTACAGCAGAGGTATTCCCGTCACCGGTTTGCTGGTTAAGGGGAAGAGCAGCGCCACCGGCACAAAGGTAACATTCATGCCCGACCCGGAAATTTTCGAGGACCTTATCTTTAATCAGGACATTCTGGCGCAGCGCCTGAGAGAGCTTTCCTTCCTGAATATGGGAGTAAAGATTATCTTGAAGGACAGGCGCAGCGGCCAGGAGACGGTATTCCAGCATGACGGCGGCATAATGGACTTCGTAAGGTATTTAAACAAAAGCAAGACGCCGCTGCACGGGAAGCCGATTTACATTCAAAAACAAAAGGACGACGTGCTGGTAGAGGTTGCCCTGCAGTACACCGACACCTATGTGGAGAGCATACTTTCCTATGCCAATAATATTAATACTATTGACGGAGGAACTCACGAGGCCGGTTTTAAGGCGGCGCTGACCAGGGTTATAAACGACTACGGCCGCAAGTACAACCTCCTGAAAAACGGGGCCGGCAACCTTTCCGGGGAAGACATCAGGGAAGGCCTTACCGCTGTCATCAGTGTGAAAGTACCAGAACCGCAGTTTGAAGGCCAGACCAAGACAAAACTAGGCAACAGCGAGGTCAGAAGCATAGTCGATTCCGTAGTGGGCGAGGGACTGGGCATTTTTTTGGAGGAGAATCCCTCCATAGCCAGGCGCATCCTGGAAAAGGCCGTCACCGCTTCCAGGGCGCGCGAGGCAGCCCGCAAGGCAAGGGAACTGACCAGGAGGAAGAGCGCCCTGGAAGGATCTACCTTGCCGGGCAAACTGGCCGACTGCTCGGAGAGGGACCCTTCCGTATCAGAACTTTACCTTGTTGAGGGGGACTCGGCCGGCGGTTCGGCCAAACAGGGACGTGACAGGCGCTTTCAGGCCATTTTGCCCCTGCGCGGCAAAATCCTGAATGTTGAAAAGGCAAGGCTGGACAAAATTCTGGCCAACGAGGAAATAAGGGCCATGATTACCGCCTTGGGAACGGGTATAGGAGAAGAATTCGATGTTTCCAAAGCCAGGTACCATAAAATAATCCTGATGTCCGACGCCGACGTTGACGGCGCGCACATCAGGACGTTGCTGCTTACCTTCTTTTACCGCTATATGCGGCCTCTTATTGAAAAAGGTTACGTGTTTATTGCCCAGCCTCCTCTTTATAGAGTTAAAAAGGGAAAGCTGGAGAAATATGCCTACAGCGACGCCGAACTGGAAAAGCTGCTTGACCAGATCGGCCGGGATGGAGTATCAATTCAACGCTACAAGGGCCTGGGTGAGATGAATGCCGAACAGCTCTGGGAGACTACAATGGATCCCGAGACAAGGACGGTGATGCAGGTTAACCTGGAGGACGCCATAGAAGCTGATGCGGTTTTCTCCATGCTGATGGGCGACAGGGTAGAGCCCCGCCGGGACTTCATCCAGGAAAACGCCCGCCTGGTAAGAAATCTGGATATATAGAAAAGAGGAGCCGGCCCCAAAGGACGCTCCTCTTTATATTTTCCCTTTTTTTAAGTGTTTTGCCGCTGCTAAATCTTGAACCGTTCTACCAGGGACTGTAGTTTGTTTGCAATGCCGGCCAGTTCCTGGGTGGCCGTGGCGACCTGCTGGATGGTGGAAGTAACCTGTTCATTGCTGGCGGAAAGCTGCTGCATGCCCTCGCTGGTCTGCTTTGCACTGGTGGCTATTTCCTCGGTCAGGACGATGCTGTTGTTTACGGCATTGATAATGTCCCTCAGGGCGTTGCCTGCCTCTGAGGCCAGGCTGACCCCTTC
The window above is part of the Pelotomaculum thermopropionicum SI genome. Proteins encoded here:
- the GyrB gene encoding type IIA topoisomerase, B subunit (DNA gyrase/topo II, topoisomerase IV), which produces MYLALTGDTSNNNNSKYGAEEIQILEGLEAVRRRPGMYIGSTSARGLHHLVYEVVDNSIDEAMAGFCDRIEVILNEDGSATVIDNGRGIPVDIHPKTGRPAVEVVMTMLHAGGKFGGGGYKVSGGLHGVGVSVVNALSLWLEVEVKRDGKVYYQRYSRGIPVTGLLVKGKSSATGTKVTFMPDPEIFEDLIFNQDILAQRLRELSFLNMGVKIILKDRRSGQETVFQHDGGIMDFVRYLNKSKTPLHGKPIYIQKQKDDVLVEVALQYTDTYVESILSYANNINTIDGGTHEAGFKAALTRVINDYGRKYNLLKNGAGNLSGEDIREGLTAVISVKVPEPQFEGQTKTKLGNSEVRSIVDSVVGEGLGIFLEENPSIARRILEKAVTASRAREAARKARELTRRKSALEGSTLPGKLADCSERDPSVSELYLVEGDSAGGSAKQGRDRRFQAILPLRGKILNVEKARLDKILANEEIRAMITALGTGIGEEFDVSKARYHKIILMSDADVDGAHIRTLLLTFFYRYMRPLIEKGYVFIAQPPLYRVKKGKLEKYAYSDAELEKLLDQIGRDGVSIQRYKGLGEMNAEQLWETTMDPETRTVMQVNLEDAIEADAVFSMLMGDRVEPRRDFIQENARLVRNLDI